ATTATTCCGGGAGcaggtaatatttatttaattgttatagagTAGTTTCTGgtcaatttaattaactatttaagattattataaatacaatgatgcaaaaataattgcagaagataaaaatcatttgagTGCCTATGCGTAAGATGTACCTACAGATAGGCTACAGagtgttgttatttaataaaactgtgCAAGTGCATTTTCACCtcctgatatatatatattttttattgaaagtgtacacttaattgtatttattcgcttatatatttaaatacaataaacgtAAATAGTGTTTAGCGTATTTATAGGGGATTGGGAGAACAAGAGGCCTTTGACCGTTTGACCTCCACCTCCCCCGCATTGACGGTACCTGCAGTGtggcaatatatttattttattattacaatagcttatttattctatagtaAGTAAgtactttcaattattaagtataactttactgaaaatataataatccacGATAGACATTGTCACATTGGGCTGCAATTCAGTTTCCTGATACTTgacttatagtttatatataatggctgggcaatttaatgatttttttttaacttagttaagttaagttaatatacatcaataagaaaaagtgaaaagttaaaagttaataaaatgtttggttaactcagttaatttaaaaactaatacacatttttttaaactttttatgaagttaaaaaagttattttttttcattcgttagtgtattttattttttatcaacacacaactaaattatagactataatgcttatacttcatacaACATACAGTATTTCTATAtagtatgtgttttatttaatttcttttcgtttttaacgaaaaaaaacaatagtcatctaaataatagttaaggtGCCTAAAagctgaaaataattaatttacattattaaataaaatctttcatacagatattatttgtgtgtttGTAATAGAgtattagtgtattttttaacaaagaatcaaaaaatattttattaaattgataacaaggttatattaaaaacagtttagttgtttatatcattatatcaatcatataaaattaatttaaaattatattattaatgaaaatttaatttaaacaataagataataatatataagttgaatagtattttaacatattatataaaattaataaagtctaaatttaaacttaaatagcattaatcattaatcattatactaaaataaatattgcagtaaaaactatttttctttttagtcaaatcaaattaaaattttactttaacataacaaataacaatattatatttacaattgattgtttaggtactatttatattatgtctatattatattattattattattacttgatagttcttataattaattaaataattttaacaaaaccatttgacttttattataaaatattttctaatatatacaGGGTAATCCTTTAGAGTACAGAGTGATtggaaaaataacatttttaactaataaatttacaataaaaatattttttaacatgaaaacgactgaaataatgaatgaaaaattaattaattaacttaacttatttcttaaaataaaaaataaatttgttaatttcacgttaattaaaaaattaatttagtaagttaatagttaagctaataagttaaaattaacttaacttttaaccacggtatattatagtatataaaatgccCAGCCTTGCGAATAAGaggtcataataatacatttttttggttcAAATGTTTTGTAGTACAAAATTTAACGTTTCAgtgtaattgatattttaattatctgatGAGTAACAATTAAATCGAATAAAAAGTAAGTACAgatcagtggcgtatttacggGGGGGAGATTTGGGGGATAAATCCCCCAttagtctttttttttacttgataggtttaataatatcgtacatatattacagaaatacagaataaaattattgaagacggtacattttattataatattgaaattttaagaatttggaaatattatggttaataCTTGATGGCCGTAGTCAATACACGACTTACTGCTAATGTACTAAATATGTACGAGGTGTGTTCAAAATGTACccggaattttttattttaatgggtCTGGAGAGTCCGattgtcaaattttttttttattgtgttggtATACATGCTCCTAAAgtatgataacattttcagCTATATTTACTGTTTACTTTGTCTGTGGTAGTTGCTAAGGTTCGAAGTGTTTTTATGAGCTCGGCGATTTTTGCTTGTTTAAACAATGGAAGAGTTTAAAGaatttgtattgaattttgcgtaaaaaatgaaataaagtgTAACAAAGTGTGTAAACTGTTACAAAAAGCCTATGGCGAGTCtgctatgaaaaaaataagtgtttaTGAGTGGTAAAAGCGTTTCCAAGATGGTCGCGAAGACGTTGAAGATGACGAACGCTCCGGTCAACCCAGCACTTCAATAATCGatgaaaatgtgaaaaaagtGGAGAAATGGTTATGAATGATCGCCGAATCAGAATTAGAGAAATTGCTGATGAAGTTGGCATATCAATTGGTTCatgtcataaaattttttcaaatgttttggGCATGAAACGAGTGGCAGCAAAATGCATTCCAAAACTGCTGAATTTTGACCAAAAAAACAATCGCATGAACATCGCTCAGGAGCTGCTAAATGACGTCAACGACGATCCAAGTTTACTTGAAAGGGTCATAACTGGTGATGAAACATGGGTGTACGGTTATGATGTCGAAACCAAAGCATAATCGTCCACCTGGAAACATTCAACGTCACCAAGAGCGAAAAAAGCACGTAAAGTTCGATCAAATGTCAAGGTTTTGCTTACTGTATCTTCGATTATAATGGCATAGTGCATCAAGAGTTCTTACCACAAGGTCGTACGGTTAATAAGGAGTATTACCTTAAAGTTATGCGACGTTTGCGTGAAGCAATCCGAAAAAACGCCCCgatttatgaaaaaacaattcatGGCTTTTGCACCACGATAACGCACTTGCTCACTCGTTATTGcttgttcataattttttggCCAAAAACAATACCGTAGTCATGCCCCAACCTCCATACTCGCCAGATATGGCTCCGTGTGACTTTTTCCTGTTCCCAAAGTTGAAGAGACCCATGAAAGGACGGCGTTTTTCCTCGATTGAAGAAATAAAAGCCGAATCGCTGAGAGTGCTCAAGGATATACCAAAAAGTGAATATCAAAAGTGCTTCGAAGATTAGAAAAAACGCTGGCATAAGTGTATTATATCTGGGGGGACTACTTTGAAGGGGGACCACATTGATGTagacgaataaataaatatttttttaaaaattccggGTACTTTTTGAACACACCTATCGTATATGATTGAAAACAATTCGTATTGTAAATCGTAAAATTCCGTCAATCGTCATTATTGTCATTAACGATCCGGctattattatgcttttaataataagcgtTTGGTTgctatttcaaaacatattgcAAGGCgaagatatatgtatatagtatatgtagacattctaaacaataagttctaataattaaatgtacacaaataataaaaaaacttaaacactaaatacgagttattagtttattacttatttttataatatttattattgcattagttcatttttaatccagcataataaataatatttcactgtACTACAGATAATAGctaaaactcaaaaattatatattttaattattaaatatcaatacaaataaaagctAATCTACCAAGATAGGTACTAACttaaaaaactgtaaaacaTCATTCGTGTACAACAAATTTACTAACAAATAAATCAGTAATAGATTTACAATAAGTTAAATCGATAACTTATTgactataacataatattttggtgtAGCTATTAACGCtacaatatatagattattaaatgCACATCGCGACTGTTGTCGTCAAATTAATATTCGACTGCaacgatgataataaatacctacacagaattatattgaattttatatgttattcaaatttcataggttaagaaaaaaaaattatatatgtttaatatgcataagaaattcaatgaaatatgaactttttctttaaaatttacaaaatattcaatatacagTAAATTCCCGTTACAACGAACTCCAAGGTtgagaaaaatatgtattacaaataatcGACAATTCTTTTTTGGACAAGGTTTTCTGTTTTAAtagaaagtaaataattttgtagttgGTGAATGTTTGTAAATATGAAGTCTGGTACATCACTTTGTAATGTAATGAATTTTCGTATTACTTCCAAACTTGATAAGGCTTCTGATGAAGTGATATTGCGCACATCATCTAACATCACAGCTTCTTCATCTTCACTACTTTCGTCGGTGGCCTCGTCTTTACTGTTTTTTATGGATTGAATGTCTACTTCGGTTAGTTCATAACATGTTGAAATGTTGTCATCTACACTGACATAATCTTCTAAATTCACACCGTCAGGAAGTGACGTTTTATTTTTCGCAGTGATCCAAATTTGCTCTAACTCAGATTGCTGGGTGTCGTGCGTATTTAATTCATCATATTCGGCCACTTCTGAAACAGAATTGACGTCTTTGGTTGTGGTTGCATGTTTCCAACAGTTAGTTATTGTTGATTGGCTGATATCATCCCAAGCTCCGCATATCCATTCGATAGCTTCCTTCACATTGCATTTTCTTTGGATATTTTTCTCTAAATCACACACAATTTGACGTAACAAAAAAGTTCTGTAGCGTGATTTTACAGCTCTGATGATACCTTGGTCAAGAGGTTGAAGTACAGCTGTGCAGTTAGATGGGTAATATTCTACACGAATGTTATCCAATTTTGGTGGTTCATTATGTGGAGTACAGTTGTCGATAAGAAGAAGAATTTTcctgtttttctttttcatttctttatcaaaatctattaaccaatcgttaaaaattatttgagtcATCCGtgctttgttattaaatttatagatgCATGGCAATgatttacagtttttaaaacaacgaGGTTTTGCTGATTTACCGATGATGAGAATTTTTCGTTTCTCCGTTCCCGATTTGTTACAACAGAACAGAGCGGTGATGCGTTGTTTGGAAGTTTTACCCCCTACACACTTGTCTCCTTTCTGGGCTAATGTCCTTTTTGGTTCAAGTTGAAAAAACACTCCAGTTTCATCCGCATTAAAGACATCGTTCGGgctgtatttattaatgagtGCTGCAACTTCTCCATTTCGCCATTCGTAAACAGAATTTGGCACGTCACTCGCCTCTCCAGAAATGAATTTGGTCACAATGCCATACCGCTCTCGGAAACGATTTAACCATCCGACACTTGCTTGGAAATTCTCAACTTTGAACATTTTAGCAAATTCTAAGGCTTTTCCTCGAATTAAAGGACCGGTCAGAGGGACGTTTCTGAAACGAACATCTTGAAACCATTTGTAAACCGCCTTATCAACGTCTTCATATTGCGCCATACGCATCCTTTTTCTGCTCGGGACGAAAACAGAAGTCTGCAGTTGTTTCAAGATGCTTTCTCGGTCCTTCAAAATGGTTGACAATGTTGATGGAGATATGCCGTACTTTTTTGCCACCTCACCTTTCTTCAATCCTTTGTCTACTTCAGAAATTATGATTTTCTTCTCTTTCAACGAAAATTGCTTTCTTTTCGCTGTAGGACCCATCACTTGCATGTGTACAATAAAGAAAGAgcgtaaaatacttaaatgacTAACGAGTGAGCTATATGAAGATATACACTCGACTGATTGTATTACGTTATAGATTGACGCAGAATAACACAGTCACACATAATGACAATTTAAtgactttataattttattaaattgtgtgcttgttatatttagattaaagaaggaaaaatatatttaaacttgtaAAAATAGCTTTTCGGTATGGGACATCTATAAATTTCGTTATAACGGGATTTTTTGTTGTAACGGGAActtactgtatatattttaaattttcgattgTATAGTTAGCATTTTTAGCTTGGTCTGCTATAAATCGAAAGCatgtagaattataataatatgtaactccTACAGTTCCCGAACCCTTTACATTTCgaatgtatttacattttactcttgattataattttcgaATTGTATGTACTAGTGTACTACATGAAAATTAtcgaataaaacaataatttaaaatattatcattgtttttgtTGTCATATAGGCACATTCTCCAGTGGTTTGCTGTGCCTGTGCGTTGGTAAGCCAAGATTCACGGTCAACGATACCTTCCAGTCCCGAGTAGGCGCATTCTGTGTGAACTTCGTCGTGGCCGCTGCTCAGATGTTCACGGTGCTTTTCTGTTTAGTCGGCTGGGGATGGAGCATATGGTGGGGTGTGATAATGCTCAAGATGGCCAGTAAGTCAAGTTTGCCACACGTAcaactgtataaaaaaaattaatatacttaattagcTGATtagagttattaattatttgtattatatataaagtgtAGATTTAACCTAGTTTGTTCTCACTTTTTGGATTTGTTCactcatttttttgaattcatattttacaaattattattgtattggatATACGCATATTTTTACGTATTAACTAGGTACATacgtaaacatttattattatgttgttaatataatatacctatgctTGATTCGTTTAATGCAGAGGTCCTCAAAAGCCCACATCATGGTATGTCAAAGACCACAATGGTAgtgtgaaaattaaatttggtttttttatttattaatgtctgGAATggaccttttttattttatattttgtgtaaattactattatttttttttagttatttattcttattaattattattgcggaAACATGTCAATATTCGTCGTAATCGTTGACACGCCCCTGCATggaaatagtaaatttttaatttaaaaccttataataatttgggtCATTTTTACTgccttattattttgatataaaataagtaaacatttttaacattttgtaaagTTCTAATTGTATAGTCATTGTTGTAGTGtgcaaaaattaaagtttaggaacatctaatttaaaagtgtaactattagtttgtttataactggcaaaaattattcataaaaatacgaGAAAAAATGTCTTTGGTCGAAATGTATACGGTAGCtttaatatacactattagttatctattatttatcatacaccacaattttaattagaacttagataataacacattaataaCTGATGTATgcctctttttttttatatgattaaaagagaataatatacattttttaaataaccaatgtattcaatataggtattaatcaTCGCAAAAACATTGAACCTATAAAGTgccttaataatatagttagtcATACCTTAAAAACTTAGatagctataaattaaaatagttgattttaagatattgtatacaaataagtaGCAAGTACTATTTATTCAACATCAATATCGTTATTTTcctaaaattattctataatataatttcaaataaatttaacatatctatttataaacgttcataaattattcaaaagtgCGTATTTACAATTCTACAGcatcgtataataattgaaaggtagaggagattttaaaaataaaatattttaagctacCTATGCAATATTCAATGTAGAATTGTAGATACAAACATCttatcgttttaaattaatcattcgGTATCAGTAatggtattaatgtataatatcataatataactatgagTACAACTCACAACTGTAcaactataagtataaaatatctgtTTCAATAATAAGTCGTAAACtcgtaaatgtaataaatcatCATCGACTGGCTGCGATACGGGTTCCGTGTACGCCAGCAGAagcgtataaaattataatgtataaaatgataataagtaaTGTGTTATTATGCGATATACATGACAGGCATTAAAACTAAACACATCTGTTATTGTTCACAGAGAAATATCAGAAAGTCAAAATAATCGATCAACCCATCGAAGCGCCCGTTGCCGTCGACCACAATCACCAGATCTAATACAGTATACAGACGTTTTATTGTTGGATTTGGATCATACagcataatttattgtcatattatacgaaattttttattttaatacatagccATTATATAGgataatgatattgtatatattgtaataaattggaGGTACAATATCATATccatataatgtatgttagATACCTACTTGGCtacttgtgttaaaaataatgcatacctagtgaaatagtataatttataataatataaaatattttgaacatttttgtccacctataatattatattagttaggtacaaatcataatatgtgtatatgttaatatatttgcaGACTTTAAacgttacaaatttacaatacttatgttttcaataatatgtataggtaattagGTATACCAAGTGCGTTTTATGGACACGATAACTGGTGAAAACATCGGGATTTGCCACCTATATTGATACTGATACAATACGTTTTTTTGAGATTAAGCGATTTACCTATTTTGTGTAAATCGTAAGCGTGATGATCTGAAACTATGAGGACTGACGAGGTATTACATACTCTGTAAgccgtgtaaaatataaaattagtaataacacttataaaagaactttttaatgatataataattaacatacaattattgacTAATGACTATACGAgtaatttatacaacaatataatatatacacgcacatatatgtatattaaatacaaacaagaCTGGGCATTAAcgagttaaaatgttaattttattttatcttcttACTAACTTTGTAACTTCTCACTAGTTGCGAGTATGGGGTTTCCATTAGTTTAACTACTAACTTGACctaattggtttttaattaatgtgaaattgagtaattaaattttcattttaagaaaagttaaactaatttattttattttaacatttcaatcgattttgtttacatttgaaaaaatattcttcgGGTAATTTTTAGTGAGAACTGGTAACGAAAAACTTCAAAGAAGtactttataagtataaaaataatgtgtaaacactatattatagacatatagttttaaattgataaaaaattagactatggtgatgtaaataaaacaaaaatcaacttgtttttaactaaggtaataaaagtaaaaataaaactggacattacattttaactaaGTTAACCGAAAATGAAATTatctttttcataataatgcaCATAAACTtaactgaattaaaaaaaaaattataaacatgcttAGCTTTgtagcttattattatataaatacctatttaaatgatgatgcaatttaaaatacatatttattataatcgtatcacaatataaattactacatacctacataatttatacaatatacatattataatcgcTATTATGATACTACTATGaaaatccataaatatttcatatcgaTCGGAAACAACGAAAACTATTACCAAACAATTTCTGACTAAAttcaattcataatataattattgtatattgttaccTATTTGTTAACCTGCTAGGTAtagtgtttttactttttatattattcttataggtAAGGTGggtatctaattaaaaatttcatttgtaGAACCATGTCCAATGTCCATgtgtatgatttatatttaataactaattactaataagtaataatcctTCTATCAGTTCTATCatactgaatattttaataactcataATTGCCAGATAAATTCACTCTTAATTTAGTAACTTATTATAGTCATTCCTCGTCAATGAAGGAGAATCACCATATACAGTGCTGCATACGAATTTGCTGGTTAAAAATTAAGGTTGTCGAATATTAATGGTATAAAGTGttaatgtgttataaaatataaatttatactcaaTACACTCCTATGAACTGTatacaaatgataatatattcgaTTGTTTGTGATGGGTAAACCGTAAATTTAAGTCATTtgtatgaaaacaatttagcttaattttttttttgcgcgtaggtacctatattagtcATAGTAAATACGTActtatcttttaatatttctatatgttATACtccaaatattgttaaatcttaatattttagcaagtatgcataataaaactgtattacgtatatataatatattactcattaatcattatttaaactgagataaaaataactaataagcatTTATAGATTAccttcatatatatttttttcctaagTATTAgctttgtttattttcatttttaatgcagtgaaaaaaaagtttaagcattcatatttcattttatttctttttaaatgtaatacctgtttatttttattaataaaaataaagttttagtcATTTAATTCTTTGTTCAGTGTACACGAAATTCaaaacatcattattaataaatattatatagttctaaaaaaacaataaaaaatatgtacctatctaccctacatattttatttttaaccgaatgtaaaattcataactttttacttttatttgaaGAAATAACCTATCTCACCTAACACAAGTTTTATTCTATAGACATAGAATAAATTTGATGATATATAACAGGGGTGGGCAACTGGTGGCCCTcactacattttcaaattacatcatacaattttaaagtcaGTCGTCAATACTCTATGCTACGTCtatgctaaattaaaatgaatattttgaatgacCTTTTATTTTGCTCTCTATACTCTGGCacgctaaattttaattttctaaaaattggccCTCTAATAACTTTCAGTTGCCCATCCCTGGTATATAGGCAGATACCAATGCATGTCTGTGTTGCTATTGAAATAAACACCGACTACTGCAATATAATGTTGAAATCGGCTTAATGAAACGAAAAACATAcacgtttttacttttaaaaattcggagcaaatttaagttatacgAACATAGATTAAAcgtagataaattatatagctgaatatattaatttcattggattaatattattattaggtatctagtttttcgtataaatattaaattacaattatgaattattaaataaacaaaacctgtagattttcataatactcaaaatataaacttatatttatgcatatcttttattatattctaaatta
This genomic stretch from Rhopalosiphum maidis isolate BTI-1 chromosome 3, ASM367621v3, whole genome shotgun sequence harbors:
- the LOC113559034 gene encoding tigger transposable element-derived protein 6-like; amino-acid sequence: MQVMGPTAKRKQFSLKEKKIIISEVDKGLKKGEVAKKYGISPSTLSTILKDRESILKQLQTSVFVPSRKRMRMAQYEDVDKAVYKWFQDVRFRNVPLTGPLIRGKALEFAKMFKVENFQASVGWLNRFRERYGIVTKFISGEASDVPNSVYEWRNGEVAALINKYSPNDVFNADETGVFFQLEPKRTLAQKGDKCVGGKTSKQRITALFCCNKSGTEKRKILIIGKSAKPRCFKNCKSLPCIYKFNNKARMTQIIFNDWLIDFDKEMKKKNRKILLLIDNCTPHNEPPKLDNIRVEYYPSNCTAVLQPLDQGIIRAVKSRYRTFLLRQIVCDLEKNIQRKCNVKEAIEWICGAWDDISQSTITNCWKHATTTKDVNSVSEVAEYDELNTHDTQQSELEQIWITAKNKTSLPDGVNLEDYVSVDDNISTCYELTEVDIQSIKNSKDEATDESSEDEEAVMLDDVRNITSSEALSSLEVIRKFITLQSDVPDFIFTNIHQLQNYLLSIKTENLVQKRIVDYL